The following are encoded together in the uncultured Sphaerochaeta sp. genome:
- a CDS encoding ABC transporter ATP-binding protein, whose translation MISVENLNFSYTARPFIEHMSFSVQPGEIFGFLGPSGAGKSTVQKILTGLIPSYKGNVVVNAVEPRKCGSAFYEHIGVDFEVSSLFEKLSGRENLSFFASLYKHTLPIEPLLESVGLAAEADKKVSAYSKGMKSRLNFIKALIHSPSILFLDEPTSGLDPSNARVMKDLILQQREKGTTILLTTHNMYDATELCDRVAFIVDGSIKSLDSPRNLIMSRGAVTVSYSYANQGTEIQRCTQLSSIGEDAELLSALKENRLLSIHSSEPTLNDIFTELTGRKLQ comes from the coding sequence ATGATCAGCGTAGAGAATCTCAATTTCAGCTATACTGCCAGACCCTTTATTGAGCACATGTCATTCTCCGTACAGCCTGGGGAGATCTTTGGCTTTCTTGGGCCCTCCGGTGCCGGTAAAAGCACCGTGCAAAAGATACTCACCGGCTTGATCCCCTCCTACAAGGGAAATGTGGTCGTGAACGCGGTTGAGCCCAGGAAATGTGGCTCAGCGTTCTATGAACATATCGGGGTGGATTTTGAGGTTTCCAGCTTGTTTGAGAAGCTATCGGGAAGAGAGAATCTCTCCTTCTTTGCCTCGTTGTACAAGCACACACTTCCCATTGAGCCGTTGCTAGAATCGGTGGGATTGGCCGCGGAGGCAGATAAGAAAGTATCTGCCTATTCGAAGGGTATGAAAAGCCGTCTCAATTTCATCAAGGCCTTGATTCACTCCCCCTCGATTCTCTTTCTTGATGAGCCGACAAGCGGCCTCGATCCCTCGAATGCTAGGGTTATGAAAGACCTGATCCTCCAGCAGCGGGAGAAGGGCACCACCATTCTCCTGACCACCCACAACATGTATGACGCTACAGAGCTGTGTGACCGGGTGGCGTTCATAGTCGATGGCAGTATTAAATCCCTCGACAGTCCGAGAAACTTGATCATGAGTAGGGGAGCGGTTACCGTCTCCTACTCATATGCAAACCAGGGCACAGAGATACAACGCTGTACGCAGTTGAGCTCAATTGGTGAGGATGCTGAACTACTGAGTGCACTCAAGGAGAATCGTCTTCTCAGTATTCACAGCAGTGAGCCCACCCTCAACGACATCTTCACAGAACTGACGGGGAGGAAACTGCAATGA
- a CDS encoding TetR/AcrR family transcriptional regulator has protein sequence MPKALSPQERTAIQTKLKTEAAQCLLTLGVKKTTVDELVRRVNIPKGTFYLFYPSKELLFFDVLMEFHDEIQGSLITTLQNTEQPLGIDALTAILFDLFKRIDGSFLAALIQRNDLELLIRKLPPEVIAQHAQTDDISMDRFLSFLPVQLDEAQLSVFSGALRATFLMMLHTQEIGAEVFDEVMRLLLRGIVSQLLEEGKR, from the coding sequence ATGCCTAAGGCATTATCACCGCAAGAACGAACAGCGATACAAACCAAACTAAAGACAGAGGCAGCCCAGTGTTTGCTGACATTGGGAGTAAAGAAAACCACTGTAGATGAACTGGTGAGGCGGGTAAACATCCCCAAAGGTACCTTCTATCTGTTCTATCCTTCCAAGGAACTCCTGTTCTTTGATGTACTCATGGAATTCCATGATGAGATCCAGGGTTCCCTGATCACCACGCTACAGAATACAGAGCAACCATTAGGTATAGATGCCCTCACAGCCATTCTTTTTGATCTGTTCAAGCGTATCGATGGTTCCTTTCTAGCAGCCCTGATACAGAGAAATGACCTGGAGCTGTTGATCCGCAAGTTACCCCCCGAGGTAATTGCCCAGCATGCACAGACTGATGATATAAGCATGGACCGTTTCCTATCATTCCTTCCTGTACAGCTTGATGAAGCACAACTTTCAGTCTTCAGTGGTGCACTGAGAGCAACCTTTCTCATGATGCTGCATACACAAGAGATTGGGGCTGAAGTCTTTGATGAGGTCATGCGTCTGTTGCTGAGAGGAATCGTCTCACAGCTATTGGAGGAAGGAAAGCGATGA
- a CDS encoding YDG domain-containing protein, which produces MKQPKTALLLCLFVFITALLFFTGCSDMLERLGNISLTIVLDTPNVEVSSYSLEAVHTNSTSRFTIHNIAPPRHALSELKSGVWTVTVTAFSEEGDQLGVGTQQVNLKEGQIVEKTLLVVFNQPAPETSALALLAPTRFDSADGQVTGTTTHMEYRPLSSSANEPYTACNEGTTILGSGTYQIRYAAAHGLHPSAPCTVTIPNYQPIQLTVTRPTLTVLDRTYDGTTAVSGTVTAGALTGIQGTDDVRIRAQASYDSAGAGVNKPITVTYTISGPDAGNYIKPVDDTSYKGNITKKQLTVSGTSVTANKVYDGNNIAQINSSGTLSGIVTGDSVTMTASAAYADKSVAIDKTITISYTLSGADAGNYLKPVADSSYSGNITKKQIAIAGTTITANKEYDGTTDVTVTSVGTSGGIVTGDSVTISAVAAYADNSVGSEKQITVSYSLSGADAGNYLKPADDSTYRGNITKKQLTVSGSDLEVSRVYDGSVTASISTVNFSGKIATEDVSVRATASYDSAIAGTGKQITITYFIDGDDSENYLKPGNQTVTGDIQKRLLSVSGTTIIANKEYDGNNTTQINSFGTLSDVVTGDSVTVSATATYADKSASDGKTITIRYDIDGTDAGNYQKPADDTSYRGNITKKQLMVTGATITANKEYDGNNTAQIDSLGTLSDVVTGDSVTVSATATYADKSAVDDKPITVRYSLGGDDAENYVKPADDTSFRGNITKKQLTVSETTVASEKVYDGSSSATINTYGSLIGIVSGDSVSLQITATYDTKDAGTAKPITLTYTLSGTDKDNYFSPSNSVATETGVITRKQLNVSNLALTSNKVYDGTTSVETPTFSLVGKVSSDDVTVTATAAYDTPIAETGKRISIAYSIDGDDKENYLKPADRITTASCAIIKKQLTISVPTFESVTKVYDGTTAVLGTVTPGSLSGVLEGDVVTVGASANHESANVTNATGHFNPITVVYTLDGTNASNYAPPVWYRSWGAIEPKQLSVIGTLFPASKVYDGTRTVPISSEGTLSGVIAGDSVSLDSVSAYSDTKDAGSDKAVVISYTISGTDTSNYYLNNDTSRKVSITQAVLTATVGDYTQTYGDATPAFVVDVTGFVGGESAGTASWYSPPTATAGTTPTSAVGTYTIRLTEGSARNYSFDVTDTGTLTIEKPAGPAISGTIDAYFPNSNEDQTIINVTGFSPNQTGIEAHIAYYGYFNLFYADLVIDSRGRAVLYMPTAATTATKIRFRVKETSSYAPGPATEIALSPRPLAIGDYYAGGIVAYISTSSNLAEETDGLIAAKSDLSPAGFPWSSNTTTVVGTSAGYGTGLSNSDKIMTSTGASSFSYAAYNARYYSGGGYNDWFLPSKEELVELFHHKQTIGNFSTTNSSEYWSSTEYDIYRPGQSGFGEAVFTIDFSLNESSLYYGHAVKPETRHVRPARYF; this is translated from the coding sequence ATGAAACAACCCAAAACAGCACTGCTTCTTTGTCTTTTCGTGTTCATCACAGCCTTGCTCTTCTTCACTGGTTGCAGTGACATGTTGGAGAGGTTGGGGAACATCAGCCTGACCATCGTTTTGGATACTCCTAATGTAGAAGTTTCCTCCTATAGCCTGGAAGCAGTACACACCAATTCAACATCACGCTTCACTATACACAATATTGCACCACCTCGGCATGCTCTTTCAGAACTAAAAAGTGGAGTATGGACCGTTACGGTGACTGCCTTCAGTGAAGAGGGTGATCAGTTGGGTGTCGGTACCCAACAAGTCAATCTCAAGGAAGGGCAGATAGTAGAGAAAACCCTCTTGGTCGTATTTAACCAGCCTGCCCCTGAGACATCAGCCTTGGCTTTGCTTGCTCCCACGCGTTTCGACAGCGCTGATGGCCAGGTGACAGGAACCACCACTCATATGGAGTACAGACCGCTCTCCTCCTCAGCGAATGAACCGTATACAGCCTGTAATGAAGGGACAACTATTCTAGGATCTGGGACCTACCAGATCAGGTACGCCGCTGCACATGGATTACATCCCAGTGCACCCTGTACCGTTACGATACCAAACTACCAACCGATCCAGCTGACGGTCACACGTCCAACGCTGACCGTTCTGGATAGAACCTATGACGGCACAACAGCTGTAAGCGGTACGGTTACAGCTGGCGCCCTTACTGGCATTCAAGGAACGGATGATGTAAGGATACGTGCCCAGGCAAGCTATGACTCTGCTGGGGCAGGAGTAAACAAGCCAATCACGGTAACCTATACGATAAGCGGCCCTGATGCCGGGAATTACATCAAACCGGTTGATGATACCTCCTATAAGGGGAATATCACCAAGAAGCAGCTCACCGTATCAGGAACATCTGTCACAGCGAACAAGGTGTATGACGGCAATAACATCGCCCAGATCAACTCCTCCGGCACCCTCTCTGGTATAGTCACTGGTGACAGTGTCACCATGACAGCAAGCGCAGCATATGCTGACAAATCTGTAGCGATAGATAAAACGATCACGATCAGCTACACGCTCAGTGGAGCTGATGCAGGTAACTATCTCAAGCCGGTTGCTGACTCCTCCTATAGCGGGAATATCACCAAGAAGCAGATTGCGATAGCAGGAACCACCATCACAGCGAATAAGGAATATGACGGGACAACGGATGTGACGGTCACCTCTGTTGGGACATCAGGAGGAATAGTCACCGGTGATAGCGTAACCATATCAGCTGTAGCAGCATACGCTGACAATAGCGTTGGAAGTGAAAAGCAGATTACTGTCAGCTACTCACTCAGTGGTGCTGATGCAGGCAACTACCTCAAGCCTGCTGATGATTCCACCTATAGAGGGAATATCACCAAGAAGCAGCTAACGGTCTCAGGGTCTGATTTGGAGGTAAGCAGAGTCTATGACGGTAGTGTTACAGCCTCCATTTCCACGGTGAACTTCTCAGGAAAAATTGCAACCGAGGATGTTTCGGTACGAGCCACTGCATCCTATGATTCTGCTATAGCGGGAACCGGGAAACAGATAACCATTACTTACTTCATCGATGGAGATGATAGCGAGAACTACCTCAAGCCAGGTAACCAAACAGTAACGGGTGACATACAGAAGAGACTCCTCTCGGTCTCGGGAACAACCATTATCGCAAACAAGGAGTATGACGGTAATAACACCACCCAGATCAACTCCTTCGGCACCCTTTCTGATGTAGTCACCGGCGATAGCGTAACAGTGTCAGCAACCGCAACCTATGCTGACAAATCTGCTTCTGATGGTAAAACAATTACGATCAGGTACGACATCGATGGTACTGATGCCGGTAATTACCAGAAGCCTGCTGATGATACCTCCTATAGGGGGAATATCACCAAGAAGCAGCTCATGGTTACAGGAGCCACGATCACTGCGAACAAGGAGTACGACGGCAATAACACTGCCCAGATCGATTCCCTTGGCACCCTCTCTGATGTAGTGACAGGCGATAGCGTAACAGTGTCAGCAACCGCAACCTACGCTGACAAATCTGCAGTAGATGATAAACCCATCACGGTCAGGTATTCACTTGGTGGTGATGATGCAGAGAACTATGTAAAGCCCGCTGATGATACCTCCTTTAGGGGGAATATCACCAAGAAGCAGCTTACGGTATCAGAGACAACCGTTGCCTCAGAAAAGGTGTATGACGGCTCCAGTTCTGCAACAATAAACACATACGGCTCCTTGATAGGTATTGTCTCTGGCGATAGTGTGTCTTTACAGATTACAGCAACCTACGATACGAAGGATGCAGGAACAGCGAAGCCCATTACCCTCACGTATACCTTGAGTGGAACAGACAAGGACAACTACTTCTCCCCAAGTAACTCGGTTGCAACAGAAACGGGTGTAATTACACGAAAGCAACTGAATGTGTCGAATCTTGCACTTACTTCCAACAAGGTATATGACGGTACAACCTCTGTAGAGACCCCCACATTTTCGCTTGTTGGGAAGGTTTCCTCCGACGATGTAACGGTGACGGCAACAGCTGCCTATGATACCCCAATAGCAGAGACTGGCAAACGAATCAGCATTGCCTACTCCATCGATGGAGATGATAAAGAGAACTACCTCAAACCAGCTGACAGGATCACAACTGCATCCTGTGCAATTATTAAAAAACAGCTTACGATAAGCGTTCCTACCTTTGAGAGTGTTACAAAGGTCTACGATGGTACAACAGCTGTTCTTGGTACTGTCACTCCAGGTTCGCTCTCTGGTGTTCTCGAAGGAGATGTCGTTACTGTTGGAGCTTCTGCAAACCATGAGTCAGCTAACGTTACCAATGCAACAGGACACTTCAACCCCATCACCGTCGTCTATACGTTGGATGGCACCAATGCAAGCAATTACGCCCCACCAGTCTGGTATAGAAGTTGGGGAGCCATCGAACCAAAGCAACTGAGTGTCATTGGTACCCTGTTCCCTGCGTCAAAGGTGTATGATGGAACTCGTACCGTACCAATCTCATCAGAGGGAACACTGTCTGGAGTCATTGCAGGAGATAGTGTATCTCTCGACTCTGTTTCAGCATACTCTGACACGAAAGATGCAGGCAGTGACAAGGCTGTTGTCATTTCCTATACCATCAGTGGGACTGATACCAGTAATTATTACCTGAATAACGATACAAGCAGAAAAGTCTCTATCACTCAAGCCGTCCTGACTGCAACGGTGGGAGATTATACACAGACATACGGGGATGCGACTCCTGCATTTGTGGTTGATGTTACCGGCTTTGTGGGTGGAGAAAGTGCTGGCACAGCCTCGTGGTATTCCCCTCCTACTGCAACAGCTGGAACAACACCTACCTCTGCTGTAGGAACCTACACGATCAGGCTAACAGAAGGGAGTGCCCGCAACTACAGTTTTGATGTCACTGATACGGGAACGCTTACCATTGAAAAGCCTGCCGGCCCTGCCATCAGCGGTACCATAGATGCATATTTCCCCAATTCAAATGAAGATCAGACGATCATCAACGTCACCGGGTTCTCCCCCAACCAAACAGGAATCGAGGCGCACATTGCCTACTATGGCTATTTCAATCTCTTTTATGCAGATCTCGTGATTGATAGTCGCGGAAGGGCGGTCCTCTACATGCCTACAGCTGCGACAACTGCGACAAAGATTCGGTTCAGGGTGAAAGAGACAAGCTCCTATGCACCAGGGCCTGCAACAGAGATTGCTCTCAGTCCAAGACCCCTTGCGATCGGAGACTATTATGCAGGGGGTATCGTTGCTTATATCTCTACAAGTTCCAATCTTGCCGAAGAGACAGATGGTTTAATAGCAGCAAAGAGTGATCTCTCGCCTGCTGGATTTCCTTGGTCGAGTAACACGACTACCGTGGTTGGAACATCAGCGGGTTATGGAACAGGATTATCGAACTCCGATAAGATTATGACCTCAACTGGAGCTTCATCATTCTCCTATGCAGCATATAATGCCCGCTATTACAGTGGAGGGGGTTATAACGACTGGTTCCTTCCTTCAAAAGAGGAGCTGGTAGAGCTGTTCCACCACAAGCAAACAATTGGGAATTTCTCGACGACAAATAGCTCGGAATATTGGAGTTCGACAGAGTACGATATCTATCGACCTGGTCAGAGTGGCTTTGGCGAGGCAGTATTCACTATTGACTTCAGCTTGAACGAATCATCTCTCTATTATGGGCATGCAGTCAAACCTGAAACGAGGCATGTCCGACCGGCACGCTACTTCTAG
- a CDS encoding GHKL domain-containing protein — protein sequence MQDLISNSLRGSVTSIMNVLLLFTLTKSKYGRRSNFLIVTLVFIIGIASNSWFYMYGNLTGLSRFNIVMFIVLGICLKPLAKTGVMQWSFNFLTTVNIMMMIIILSFHLGKLFPYPQYAHTLIRLFLYLLIIFSFQRYLLPFYNSVTNNWRIFSLLVICIFLNLGYYFYVTADIENTLLSAKWPLLLLVMLSLAAYGTVFYSLRRLTAMHALETEHLKDQHERTLLSQAASTMTERLQLMDKLAHEHSLVSHDRRHFNNMLLELLQQGEIEEAITCLRKQNEIKMHPARVYCENKAVNAVVCHYLDLAEQKGLLTNVRLAIPAQLPFDSLELALVVANLLENAIQGVSLLPEERRGIIQLSCQQFGRLLLEISNPCMETVTLGPDGFPYSVREGHGVGTKSIAAFAAKHDAELLYRIQDGQFRVRLLI from the coding sequence ATGCAGGATCTTATCAGCAACAGCCTTCGAGGCAGCGTAACTTCCATCATGAATGTCCTGCTGCTTTTCACCCTGACCAAATCAAAATATGGACGCAGGAGTAATTTCCTGATTGTTACCTTGGTTTTCATTATCGGCATAGCCAGTAATTCCTGGTTCTACATGTATGGAAATCTTACCGGCCTGTCACGCTTCAACATTGTGATGTTCATCGTCCTGGGTATCTGTCTCAAACCTCTGGCAAAGACAGGGGTCATGCAGTGGAGCTTCAATTTTCTTACCACCGTAAACATCATGATGATGATCATCATCCTTAGCTTCCACCTGGGGAAACTATTTCCCTATCCCCAGTATGCACATACACTCATCCGACTCTTCCTTTATCTCCTGATAATCTTTTCGTTTCAGCGGTACCTGTTACCGTTCTACAACTCTGTCACCAACAATTGGAGAATCTTCTCACTATTGGTCATCTGCATATTTCTCAATCTAGGCTACTACTTCTACGTTACCGCGGACATCGAAAACACCTTGCTTTCTGCCAAGTGGCCACTCTTGCTTCTGGTAATGCTTTCCCTGGCTGCATATGGTACTGTTTTCTATTCACTGAGAAGGCTTACAGCCATGCATGCCCTTGAAACTGAACACCTGAAGGACCAACATGAGCGGACACTTCTCTCTCAAGCAGCCTCCACAATGACAGAGCGTTTGCAGCTCATGGACAAGCTGGCTCATGAGCACAGCTTGGTTTCCCATGACCGCAGGCATTTCAACAACATGCTCCTGGAACTTTTGCAGCAAGGAGAGATTGAAGAAGCCATTACCTGTTTGCGCAAACAGAACGAGATTAAAATGCATCCCGCTAGAGTCTATTGTGAGAATAAGGCCGTGAATGCCGTTGTCTGTCATTACCTAGACTTGGCTGAGCAGAAAGGCCTTCTCACGAATGTCCGTCTTGCAATACCAGCCCAATTACCCTTTGACTCCCTCGAATTGGCCCTGGTCGTGGCAAATCTATTGGAAAATGCCATCCAAGGAGTCTCGCTTCTTCCCGAAGAGAGAAGAGGAATCATCCAGTTGTCCTGTCAACAATTCGGACGTCTCTTGCTTGAAATATCCAATCCCTGCATGGAAACGGTAACCCTTGGCCCAGACGGGTTTCCGTATTCAGTGCGGGAAGGCCATGGGGTAGGAACCAAGAGTATCGCAGCGTTCGCTGCCAAACATGACGCAGAGCTTCTCTACCGCATTCAGGACGGTCAATTCAGAGTGAGACTGCTCATCTAG
- a CDS encoding LytTR family DNA-binding domain-containing protein, whose translation MLYIALCDDDPGHLELLTSFTAEYIQKHHIEASIQQFLHPDALLRSCEIRRFHIYILDIVMPMFNGIEVGKAIREHDQSSFILYTTSEPGFALQSFEAKPFDYLLKPIEKQQFHETLHQVVARLAMTNDSTWVIKTHEGMRVLRLSEILYCEYCDHTVTYTLMGGRQITSKVIKGSFSNHIECLLQNERFLRPHVSFVVNMDYIEGFSKTKFTLRGGHMVPITTKHYPVVRDTYMNYLAKQRHI comes from the coding sequence ATGCTATATATTGCTCTTTGTGATGATGATCCCGGCCACTTGGAACTGCTTACATCCTTTACAGCTGAATATATCCAGAAGCATCACATAGAAGCATCTATCCAACAATTCCTTCACCCGGATGCACTCTTGCGAAGCTGTGAAATACGGCGGTTTCACATATATATCCTGGACATAGTAATGCCCATGTTCAACGGGATCGAGGTAGGCAAGGCCATTCGCGAACACGACCAGTCGTCATTCATTCTCTATACCACTTCTGAACCTGGCTTTGCCCTGCAATCGTTTGAGGCCAAGCCCTTCGACTATCTTCTCAAACCGATTGAAAAGCAACAATTCCACGAAACGTTGCATCAGGTAGTGGCAAGACTTGCCATGACGAATGATAGTACCTGGGTGATAAAGACCCATGAGGGAATGAGAGTCCTCAGGCTATCGGAAATACTGTATTGTGAATATTGCGACCATACCGTTACCTATACGCTTATGGGGGGGAGACAAATCACCTCCAAGGTCATCAAAGGGTCTTTCTCAAACCATATCGAATGCTTATTACAAAACGAACGTTTTTTACGGCCACATGTCTCTTTTGTCGTGAATATGGATTACATTGAAGGGTTCTCCAAAACCAAGTTTACCCTACGTGGCGGACACATGGTTCCTATTACAACCAAACATTACCCTGTAGTACGGGATACCTATATGAATTATCTAGCAAAGCAGAGACATATATAA
- a CDS encoding alpha-glucosidase has product MLEIRKTTLGFSLYLHNTCLLSDTAEKPLLKLGTAKGSFSSTHGSYHIGESELVWYSLPQPVIHAVDKHLLNLAYQGYGTLSIALHAETTVQFSFSLETDKPINRFQIAFSLDETEPIYGCGEQYSFVDLRALAIPIWVQEQGLGRGPNLVKLCCDIAAGAGGSRYSTYFSMPVFVTRSRAFAATSYSYARFDFRQKGVGILQFWQIPQALSLTITSSLAASVGALSQGLGRQGKLPSWVGEGISLGIQGGREAVLAKLAAFDTHAPGSITSLWIQDWVGKRITSFGSQLLWNWEYHKESYPAFPQFIREMNERGIRVLGYINPYLAMDCPLYQEASGYGYCVKNQEGGDYAIRITTFDVAIIDLTNSEARTWIKSVIKEHMIGIGLSGWMADFAEFLPTDCILSDASDPEITHNLYPVLWAQVNREAIEEAGKRDECFFFSRSGYLGSASVMDMSWAGDQMVNWDRDDGLASVVPAALSLGLCGIPYWHSDMGGYTTLGWVKRRRDLAIRWAELAVFSPFMRSHEGNKPERNVQYYEDEALIKILGFLVRLHNALHPYLITLEEEYQQTGLPFIRVMSLAYPEVKPMRTQFLYGPDVLVAPVLKRGMAKVKVYIPDDSFTSAYDDKTFGKGWHTVSAPLGKPVFFVKKGSLVSRHITAFLALEACMADSSI; this is encoded by the coding sequence ATGCTGGAAATACGGAAGACAACGCTTGGGTTCTCTCTTTATCTGCACAATACCTGCCTCCTGAGCGATACTGCAGAAAAGCCTCTGCTCAAGTTGGGCACCGCTAAGGGTTCCTTCTCTTCCACCCATGGATCCTATCACATAGGGGAATCGGAACTTGTCTGGTATTCATTGCCCCAGCCAGTGATACATGCTGTTGATAAGCATCTGCTGAATTTGGCATATCAAGGGTATGGAACACTGAGTATTGCCCTCCATGCAGAGACCACCGTGCAGTTCTCCTTTTCCCTCGAAACGGACAAACCCATCAACAGATTCCAGATAGCTTTTTCCTTGGACGAGACTGAACCCATCTATGGGTGTGGGGAACAGTACTCCTTTGTAGACCTTCGTGCTCTTGCCATTCCCATCTGGGTGCAGGAACAGGGACTGGGAAGAGGCCCCAATCTCGTGAAGCTCTGTTGTGACATTGCAGCAGGAGCGGGTGGGTCTCGGTACAGCACCTACTTCTCGATGCCCGTCTTTGTGACCAGAAGCAGGGCCTTTGCTGCTACAAGTTATTCCTATGCACGCTTTGACTTCAGGCAAAAAGGTGTAGGCATTCTGCAGTTCTGGCAAATCCCTCAAGCGCTCTCACTGACGATTACTTCCAGCCTTGCTGCATCAGTGGGCGCCCTGAGTCAGGGCTTGGGCAGACAAGGAAAGCTTCCTTCTTGGGTGGGAGAAGGCATAAGCCTTGGCATCCAGGGAGGCCGTGAAGCTGTCTTGGCAAAACTTGCCGCATTCGACACCCATGCCCCCGGATCCATCACTTCCCTTTGGATACAGGACTGGGTGGGAAAAAGGATAACCAGTTTTGGCTCTCAACTGCTCTGGAACTGGGAATACCACAAGGAATCCTATCCCGCTTTTCCCCAGTTTATCCGCGAAATGAACGAACGAGGCATACGGGTATTGGGATATATCAACCCCTACCTTGCCATGGACTGTCCCCTGTACCAGGAGGCTTCAGGATATGGGTATTGCGTGAAGAATCAGGAAGGTGGGGATTATGCAATCAGGATCACAACCTTCGATGTTGCAATCATTGATTTGACCAACAGCGAAGCAAGAACGTGGATCAAATCGGTTATCAAGGAACATATGATCGGAATCGGGCTTTCTGGATGGATGGCGGACTTCGCAGAGTTCCTGCCCACTGATTGCATCCTCTCAGATGCGAGTGACCCTGAAATTACCCATAATCTCTATCCTGTACTTTGGGCGCAGGTCAACAGAGAGGCTATTGAAGAAGCAGGAAAGCGTGACGAATGTTTCTTTTTCAGCCGAAGTGGCTATCTTGGCAGTGCCTCAGTCATGGACATGAGCTGGGCGGGAGACCAGATGGTCAATTGGGATAGGGATGATGGGCTTGCCAGTGTCGTGCCTGCTGCCCTCAGCCTGGGGCTGTGTGGTATTCCCTATTGGCACTCAGACATGGGTGGCTATACCACCCTTGGTTGGGTGAAACGCAGAAGGGACCTTGCCATACGATGGGCAGAATTGGCAGTATTTTCCCCCTTCATGCGGAGCCATGAGGGGAATAAGCCAGAGCGTAATGTGCAGTACTATGAGGATGAAGCCCTTATCAAAATACTTGGATTCCTTGTTCGTTTACACAATGCCCTGCACCCTTATCTGATAACTTTGGAAGAGGAGTACCAACAAACGGGTCTTCCTTTCATCAGGGTAATGAGTCTTGCGTATCCAGAGGTCAAGCCGATGAGAACGCAGTTTCTCTATGGCCCTGATGTGTTGGTAGCTCCTGTCTTGAAGCGAGGGATGGCCAAGGTCAAAGTCTATATTCCTGATGATTCCTTCACGTCTGCATATGATGATAAGACTTTTGGGAAAGGATGGCACACCGTTTCTGCCCCATTGGGCAAGCCTGTGTTCTTCGTGAAGAAAGGAAGTCTTGTTTCCAGGCACATAACAGCATTCCTTGCGCTAGAAGCTTGCATGGCTGATTCCAGTATATAG